A genomic stretch from Anabrus simplex isolate iqAnaSimp1 chromosome 2, ASM4041472v1, whole genome shotgun sequence includes:
- the LOC136864480 gene encoding beta-1,3-galactosyltransferase 5 isoform X3, producing the protein MAFRVRKYHSVLLGFVGLSLVAYSSFYSTPGLLYLQDAVTDLELASDSYSLLEANDEFEPEQNSQSPADGLDDFQNGDESDIVNLPLVKTPSTVTSAKEKSGPTTQVLRDNNPNAIISTSSSQVVDVTVPENTTSNTSVHHVTVEHAALPAPNNGTADSAGKAILTRSIYESSFDVPNPELCPNMGRNIQVMVIVTSAPTHKDARMAIRYTWGHYSHRKDVSIAFLLGSVQDAPRRKALDAEGDLYHDLIRSRFLDTYNNLTLKSISMLEWVDKYCNLAKYVLKTDDDMFINVPRLLAFIDKKSKEKKTIFGRLAKKWKPIRNKASKYYVSLDQYRPPLFPDFTTGPAYLLTSDVVHDMYVAALNKTYLKLEDVFLTGIVAQELKIKRLHVNEFFNKRTALSACNIQKGVSIHMIKYHEQFDLWKKLLDGKTKCN; encoded by the exons TTACAGATTTGGAGCTGGCAAGTGattcatattctcttcttgaagCAAATGATGAGTTTGAGCCAGAACAAAATTCACAGTCACCTGCAGACGGGTTAGATGATTTCCAGAATG GAGATGAATCTGACATCGTAAATCTACCGCTTGTTAAAACTCCTTCGACTGTTACCTCAGCTAAGGAAAAAAGTGGTCCTACAACCCAGGTGCTTCGGGACAATAATCCTAATGCGATTATTTCTACATCTTCCTCGCAAGTTGTTGACGTGACAGTACCTGAAAATACAACGAGCAACACAAGTGTTCATCATGTCACTGTAGAACATGCTGCATTACCTGCTCCAAACAATGGCACTGCTGACTCTGCAGGAAAAGCCATTCTCACTCGTAGCATATATGAGTCTAGTTTCGATGTACCCAATCCAGAACTCTGTCCCAATATGGGGCGTAATATTCAGGTGATGGTGATAGTAACATCAGCACCTACTCATAAAGATGCCCGTATGGCCATTAGGTACACATGGGGTCATTATAGTCATAGGAAAGATGTATCTATAGCTTTTCTTTTAGGGTCTGTTCAAGATGCACCCAGAAGGAAAGCCTTGGATGCTGAAGGAGATCTCTATCATGATCTTATACGTTCTCGATTCCTTGACACTTACAATAATTTAACTTTAAAATCTATATCTATGTTAGAATGGGTAGATAAATACTGCAATTTAGCTAAATATGTTCTTAAGACAGATGATGACATGTTTATTAATGTACCTCGACTGTTAGCTTTCATAGACAAAAAGAGTAAAGAGAAGAAAACTATATTTGGAAGACTTGCCAAAAAGTGGAAGCCAATACGTAATAAGGCTTCAAAGTATTACGTTTCGTTGGATCAGTATAGGCCACCTTTATTTCCTGACTTCACAACTGGCCCTGCTTACCTCCTTACAAGTGATGTAGTGCATGATATGTATGTTGCAGCCTTGAACAAAACCTATTTAAAGTTAGAAGATGTGTTTCTGACTGGCATTGTGGCACAAGAATTAAAAATAAAGAGGCTTCATGTTAATGAATTCTTTAATAAGCGAACAGCATTGAGTGCTTGCAATATTCAAAAGGGGGTTAGTATACATATGATAAAATACCATGAACAGTTTGATTTATGGAAGAAGTTATTAGATGGCAAAACAAAGTGCAACTGA
- the LOC136864480 gene encoding beta-1,3-galactosyltransferase 5 isoform X2, whose protein sequence is MLMAFRVRKYHSVLLGFVGLSLVAYSSFYSTPGLLYLQDAVTDLELASDSYSLLEANDEFEPEQNSQSPADGLDDFQNGDESDIVNLPLVKTPSTVTSAKEKSGPTTQVLRDNNPNAIISTSSSQVVDVTVPENTTSNTSVHHVTVEHAALPAPNNGTADSAGKAILTRSIYESSFDVPNPELCPNMGRNIQVMVIVTSAPTHKDARMAIRYTWGHYSHRKDVSIAFLLGSVQDAPRRKALDAEGDLYHDLIRSRFLDTYNNLTLKSISMLEWVDKYCNLAKYVLKTDDDMFINVPRLLAFIDKKSKEKKTIFGRLAKKWKPIRNKASKYYVSLDQYRPPLFPDFTTGPAYLLTSDVVHDMYVAALNKTYLKLEDVFLTGIVAQELKIKRLHVNEFFNKRTALSACNIQKGVSIHMIKYHEQFDLWKKLLDGKTKCN, encoded by the exons TTACAGATTTGGAGCTGGCAAGTGattcatattctcttcttgaagCAAATGATGAGTTTGAGCCAGAACAAAATTCACAGTCACCTGCAGACGGGTTAGATGATTTCCAGAATG GAGATGAATCTGACATCGTAAATCTACCGCTTGTTAAAACTCCTTCGACTGTTACCTCAGCTAAGGAAAAAAGTGGTCCTACAACCCAGGTGCTTCGGGACAATAATCCTAATGCGATTATTTCTACATCTTCCTCGCAAGTTGTTGACGTGACAGTACCTGAAAATACAACGAGCAACACAAGTGTTCATCATGTCACTGTAGAACATGCTGCATTACCTGCTCCAAACAATGGCACTGCTGACTCTGCAGGAAAAGCCATTCTCACTCGTAGCATATATGAGTCTAGTTTCGATGTACCCAATCCAGAACTCTGTCCCAATATGGGGCGTAATATTCAGGTGATGGTGATAGTAACATCAGCACCTACTCATAAAGATGCCCGTATGGCCATTAGGTACACATGGGGTCATTATAGTCATAGGAAAGATGTATCTATAGCTTTTCTTTTAGGGTCTGTTCAAGATGCACCCAGAAGGAAAGCCTTGGATGCTGAAGGAGATCTCTATCATGATCTTATACGTTCTCGATTCCTTGACACTTACAATAATTTAACTTTAAAATCTATATCTATGTTAGAATGGGTAGATAAATACTGCAATTTAGCTAAATATGTTCTTAAGACAGATGATGACATGTTTATTAATGTACCTCGACTGTTAGCTTTCATAGACAAAAAGAGTAAAGAGAAGAAAACTATATTTGGAAGACTTGCCAAAAAGTGGAAGCCAATACGTAATAAGGCTTCAAAGTATTACGTTTCGTTGGATCAGTATAGGCCACCTTTATTTCCTGACTTCACAACTGGCCCTGCTTACCTCCTTACAAGTGATGTAGTGCATGATATGTATGTTGCAGCCTTGAACAAAACCTATTTAAAGTTAGAAGATGTGTTTCTGACTGGCATTGTGGCACAAGAATTAAAAATAAAGAGGCTTCATGTTAATGAATTCTTTAATAAGCGAACAGCATTGAGTGCTTGCAATATTCAAAAGGGGGTTAGTATACATATGATAAAATACCATGAACAGTTTGATTTATGGAAGAAGTTATTAGATGGCAAAACAAAGTGCAACTGA